Proteins encoded by one window of Dietzia sp. B32:
- a CDS encoding CGNR zinc finger domain-containing protein codes for MYINPYGADPVTLAADLANRRPRTTRELVDRCREAGVTIDRAASDADLAEVGDFLDAWLVVVDTPAPHGRADALNALLAEHSAPPRLTDHDGHWHVHYRADDVSFARLLTAMFSVGTALHLTSRGIDRLARCAADDCDAVFADTTRNGRKTYCSTRCTNRCAVRRHRART; via the coding sequence GTGTATATCAACCCTTACGGGGCCGATCCGGTCACCCTGGCCGCCGACCTGGCCAATCGCCGCCCCCGCACCACCCGCGAACTGGTGGATCGCTGCCGTGAGGCGGGGGTGACCATCGATCGGGCCGCCTCGGACGCGGACCTGGCGGAGGTCGGCGACTTCCTCGACGCATGGCTCGTCGTCGTCGACACCCCCGCTCCGCACGGGCGCGCCGACGCCCTCAACGCCCTGCTGGCCGAACACTCGGCGCCGCCGCGTCTCACCGACCACGACGGGCACTGGCACGTGCACTACCGCGCCGACGACGTCTCGTTCGCCCGCCTGCTCACCGCCATGTTCTCGGTGGGCACCGCCCTGCACCTGACCTCGCGGGGGATCGACCGGCTCGCGCGGTGCGCGGCGGACGACTGCGACGCCGTCTTCGCCGACACCACCCGAAACGGGCGCAAGACCTACTGCTCGACGCGGTGCACCAACCGCTGCGCCGTACGCCGGCACCGCGCGCGGACGTGA
- a CDS encoding helix-turn-helix domain-containing protein, which yields MGDLDDARGILFPDALPSFHRREVPAGSAHLARWYWIARWDLPDGMVSTQSVLPFPASNLVVGPEGITLSGPTTAASARELAGRGWAFGVLLRSAGLAALGFAPAGIVDHEVDFPDPALAAGVAECMNAGDSGVAARVMSDWWAGVSRRAEPISEGAGLADRMIEIVESTPGIVGVEHLAREMGLSTRALQRLAKEYIGLSPLRIIRRYRLQEAALRLREDPGLTVARVAAELGYADQSHLAADFRSTLGLSARDYRRRLQP from the coding sequence ATGGGTGATCTCGACGACGCGCGGGGCATTCTCTTCCCCGACGCGCTCCCGAGCTTCCATCGGCGGGAGGTGCCGGCGGGGTCGGCCCACCTGGCGCGTTGGTACTGGATCGCGCGGTGGGACCTGCCGGACGGGATGGTGTCCACGCAGTCGGTCCTGCCGTTCCCGGCGTCGAACCTCGTCGTGGGGCCGGAGGGGATCACTCTGTCCGGGCCGACCACGGCGGCCTCCGCGCGGGAACTGGCGGGCCGGGGGTGGGCGTTCGGCGTGCTGCTTCGGTCCGCGGGGCTGGCCGCGCTCGGGTTCGCCCCCGCCGGGATCGTGGACCACGAGGTCGACTTCCCCGACCCCGCCCTGGCGGCAGGGGTCGCCGAGTGCATGAACGCGGGCGACAGCGGGGTGGCCGCGCGGGTGATGTCGGACTGGTGGGCCGGGGTCTCGCGCCGTGCGGAGCCGATTTCCGAGGGGGCGGGGCTCGCCGACCGGATGATCGAGATCGTCGAGTCCACTCCGGGGATCGTCGGGGTAGAGCATCTGGCCCGCGAGATGGGCTTGTCCACCAGGGCGCTGCAGCGGCTGGCGAAGGAGTACATCGGGCTGTCGCCGCTGCGGATCATCAGGCGGTACCGACTGCAGGAGGCGGCACTGCGCCTGCGCGAGGACCCCGGGCTGACCGTCGCGCGTGTCGCCGCCGAGCTCGGGTACGCCGACCAGTCGCACCTGGCGGCGGACTTCCGGTCCACCCTCGGGCTCTCGGCCCGTGACTATCGGCGCCGGCTCCAGCCCTAG
- a CDS encoding glyoxalase/bleomycin resistance/extradiol dioxygenase family protein yields MTTPNEPAGATGEYTTDGVPHGRTSLTPFLALRDPAGALRFYSEAFGATICGVTEMGGTVVHAELDFGHGRLQLGGVGAAYGLVPMPDGDDDCYSLGLYCSDVDGVVARAVALGAAIREETTTFVSGDRYASLRDPFGVRWSVMTRVEDLSDAESDRRVAEWAASQ; encoded by the coding sequence ATGACCACACCGAACGAACCGGCCGGCGCGACCGGCGAGTACACGACCGACGGGGTCCCGCACGGACGGACCAGCCTGACCCCGTTCCTGGCACTGCGTGATCCCGCCGGGGCGCTCCGCTTCTACTCCGAGGCGTTCGGGGCGACGATCTGCGGGGTGACCGAGATGGGCGGGACCGTCGTCCACGCCGAACTCGACTTCGGCCACGGCCGACTCCAGCTCGGCGGCGTCGGTGCAGCGTACGGTCTCGTCCCCATGCCCGACGGCGACGACGACTGCTACTCGCTGGGGCTCTACTGCAGCGACGTCGACGGCGTCGTGGCCAGGGCGGTCGCGCTCGGCGCGGCGATCCGCGAGGAGACCACGACGTTCGTCTCCGGTGATCGCTACGCGTCTCTCCGCGATCCGTTCGGCGTGCGCTGGTCCGTCATGACCCGGGTCGAGGATCTCTCCGACGCGGAGAGTGACCGACGGGTGGCAGAATGGGCCGCGTCGCAGTAG
- a CDS encoding type II toxin-antitoxin system PemK/MazF family toxin — MAIDWARVGRTAVRVGRRYGPTVAREVRRRLDDGGASPALSRKIAEGRPATTVTAPTSSRARRIAYTPDLDGQADPGEIVWTWVEFEENDGRGKDRPVLVVGRDGDRLLGLQLSSQDSRDDDEGWLGLGSGPWDSEGRPSWVRLDRVLDVPEQGIRREGAICPRPKFDAVADRLRADYGWR, encoded by the coding sequence ATGGCTATCGACTGGGCCCGGGTGGGTCGAACGGCGGTGCGGGTGGGCCGCAGGTACGGACCGACCGTCGCGCGCGAGGTGCGCCGACGCCTGGACGACGGTGGGGCCTCCCCCGCCCTGTCCCGGAAGATCGCCGAGGGCCGTCCCGCCACCACCGTCACGGCTCCCACCTCGAGCCGGGCCCGCAGGATCGCCTACACGCCCGACCTCGACGGCCAGGCCGACCCCGGCGAGATCGTGTGGACCTGGGTCGAGTTCGAGGAGAACGACGGCCGCGGCAAGGACCGGCCGGTCCTGGTGGTGGGACGCGACGGTGACCGTCTCCTCGGCCTCCAGCTCTCCTCGCAGGACTCCCGGGACGACGACGAGGGATGGCTCGGGCTCGGATCGGGCCCCTGGGACTCCGAGGGCCGACCGAGCTGGGTACGCCTCGACCGCGTGCTGGACGTCCCCGAGCAGGGCATCCGACGCGAGGGCGCGATCTGCCCGCGGCCGAAGTTCGACGCGGTAGCCGATCGGCTCCGCGCCGACTACGGCTGGCGCTGA
- the lepA gene encoding translation elongation factor 4 translates to MIEIPNFAETTFTDPARIRNFCIIAHIDHGKSTLADRMLQLTGVVEERLMRAQYLDRMDIERERGITIKAQNVRLPWVPRSGAHEGEEIVLHMIDTPGHVDFTYEVSRALEACEGAILLVDAAQGIEAQTLANLYLAMENDLEIIPVLNKIDLPAADPDRFAEEISHIVGCEPDDVLRVSGKTGMGVEALLDRVCEKVPAPVGDPDAPARAMIFDSVYDTYRGVVTYVRVFDGTLTPREKVKMMSTGSTHEALEVGIISPEPKATKGLGPGEVGYLITGVKDVRQSKVGDTITSARGGAEEPLAGYAEPNPMVFSGLYPIDGSDYPVLRDALDKLQLNDASLDYEPETSVALGFGFRCGFLGLLHMEITRDRLEREFNLDLISTAPNVVYRVVAEDGSEHQVTNPSYWPEGKHREIFEPIVKCTIIVPSEYVGTVMELCQSKRGEMKGMDYLSETRVELRYVMPMGEIIFDFFDSLKSRTKGYASMDYEEAGEQAADLVKVDILLQGEAVDAFSAIVHRDYAQAYGNKMTGKLKELIPRQQYEVPIQAAIGAKIISRENIRAIRKDVLSKCYGGDISRKRKLLEKQKEGKKRMKSIGRVDVPQEAFVAALSADSSADKK, encoded by the coding sequence GTGATCGAGATTCCCAACTTCGCAGAGACGACGTTCACCGATCCCGCCAGGATCAGGAACTTCTGCATCATCGCCCACATCGACCACGGCAAGTCGACGCTCGCCGACCGCATGCTGCAGCTCACCGGTGTGGTCGAGGAGCGGCTGATGCGCGCCCAGTACCTCGACCGCATGGACATCGAGCGCGAGCGCGGCATCACCATCAAGGCGCAGAACGTGCGCCTGCCGTGGGTGCCCCGTTCCGGTGCGCACGAGGGCGAGGAGATCGTCCTGCACATGATCGACACCCCGGGCCACGTGGACTTCACCTACGAGGTCTCCCGCGCGCTCGAGGCGTGTGAGGGCGCGATCCTGCTGGTCGATGCCGCGCAGGGGATCGAGGCGCAAACCCTGGCCAACCTCTATCTGGCCATGGAGAACGACCTCGAGATCATCCCCGTGCTCAACAAGATCGACCTGCCGGCCGCCGACCCGGACCGGTTCGCCGAGGAGATCTCCCACATCGTGGGGTGCGAGCCGGACGACGTGCTGCGGGTGTCGGGCAAGACCGGCATGGGCGTCGAGGCGCTGCTGGACAGGGTGTGCGAGAAGGTCCCCGCGCCGGTGGGCGATCCGGACGCCCCGGCGCGCGCGATGATCTTCGACTCGGTGTACGACACCTACCGCGGCGTCGTGACCTACGTGCGCGTGTTCGACGGCACCCTCACCCCGCGTGAGAAGGTCAAGATGATGTCGACCGGCTCGACCCACGAGGCGCTCGAGGTCGGCATCATCTCGCCGGAGCCCAAGGCCACGAAGGGGCTCGGACCGGGCGAGGTCGGCTACCTGATCACCGGCGTCAAGGACGTCCGTCAGTCCAAGGTCGGCGACACGATCACCAGCGCCCGCGGTGGGGCGGAGGAGCCGCTGGCGGGGTACGCCGAACCCAACCCGATGGTCTTCTCCGGCCTGTACCCGATCGACGGGTCCGACTACCCGGTGCTGCGTGACGCGCTCGACAAGCTGCAGCTCAACGACGCGTCGTTGGACTACGAGCCGGAGACCTCCGTCGCGCTGGGCTTCGGCTTCCGGTGCGGCTTCCTCGGACTGCTGCACATGGAGATCACCCGGGACCGGCTGGAGCGCGAGTTCAACCTCGACCTCATCTCCACCGCGCCGAACGTGGTGTACCGCGTGGTCGCGGAGGACGGCTCCGAGCACCAGGTCACCAACCCGTCGTACTGGCCCGAGGGCAAGCACCGCGAGATCTTCGAGCCGATCGTCAAGTGCACCATCATCGTCCCCAGCGAGTACGTGGGCACGGTCATGGAGCTGTGCCAGTCCAAGCGCGGCGAGATGAAGGGCATGGACTACCTGTCCGAGACCCGTGTCGAGCTGCGCTACGTCATGCCGATGGGCGAGATCATCTTCGACTTCTTCGACTCGCTGAAGTCCCGCACCAAGGGCTACGCGTCGATGGACTACGAGGAGGCCGGCGAGCAGGCGGCGGACCTGGTCAAGGTCGACATCCTGCTCCAGGGCGAGGCGGTGGACGCGTTCTCGGCGATCGTGCACCGGGACTACGCGCAGGCCTACGGCAACAAGATGACGGGCAAGCTCAAGGAGCTCATCCCGCGCCAGCAGTACGAGGTCCCGATCCAGGCGGCGATCGGCGCGAAGATCATCTCCCGTGAGAACATCCGCGCGATCCGCAAGGACGTGCTCTCCAAGTGCTACGGCGGCGACATCAGCCGTAAGCGCAAGCTGCTGGAGAAGCAGAAGGAGGGCAAGAAGCGCATGAAGTCCATCGGTCGGGTGGACGTGCCGCAGGAGGCCTTCGTCGCGGCCCTGTCGGCGGATTCGAGCGCGGACAAGAAGTAG
- a CDS encoding RecQ family ATP-dependent DNA helicase gives MTTTQADATDPHEVARRVFGWDDLRPLQAEAIQAAVGARDVVAVLPTGYGKSAIYQLAGIMAGGPCIVVSPLIALQSDQCEGLNSYADSAPTRSLAINSSMGARQQAEAWDEVVAGRVHFVFLTPEQLAKREVLDRIREAGPSFLVVDEAHCVSAWGHDFRPDYLRLDVARHRMGSPTVIALTATASTPVREEIVERLAMTDALVLAGGFDRPELHLAVRRHVEDATKQDAVVDRAVELHGPGLVYTATRRSTEEYAERIAARAADADRPLRVRAYHAGQKSAEREDTLGAFLAGELDVVVATSAFGMGIDKEDVRFVLHADIPDSLDTYYQETGRAGRDRESATIELHYRSEDLGLRSFFSSHSADEEVIRAVVKHLRRAEGPVRLSQLKKSLDVGAKRVTGAVNLLEAAAVVGSGRKGLELVDDLRPKEAVERAEVTSEMFERIDRSRIEMMRGYAETDGCRRQFLLGYFGDELADPCGNCDTCDAGTAVDLTHDAADFPLQSAVVHREWGSGIVMSVEDDRLTVFFEEQGYRTLSLDLVRDQELLTRA, from the coding sequence GTGACGACGACTCAGGCCGACGCCACCGATCCCCACGAGGTGGCGCGTCGCGTCTTCGGCTGGGACGATCTGCGCCCACTGCAGGCCGAGGCCATCCAGGCGGCGGTCGGCGCCCGTGACGTGGTGGCGGTGCTTCCGACCGGGTACGGGAAATCGGCGATCTACCAGCTCGCCGGGATCATGGCGGGCGGGCCGTGCATCGTGGTCTCGCCCCTCATCGCGCTGCAGTCCGACCAGTGCGAGGGGCTGAACTCGTACGCGGACTCCGCACCCACCCGATCGCTGGCGATCAACTCCTCGATGGGCGCTCGACAGCAGGCGGAGGCCTGGGACGAGGTCGTCGCCGGGCGCGTCCACTTCGTGTTCCTCACCCCCGAGCAGCTGGCCAAACGGGAGGTCCTCGACCGGATCCGCGAGGCCGGCCCGAGCTTCCTGGTGGTCGACGAGGCGCACTGCGTCTCCGCCTGGGGCCATGACTTCCGACCCGACTACCTGCGACTCGACGTGGCCCGCCACCGAATGGGGTCGCCCACCGTCATCGCACTCACCGCCACCGCCTCGACCCCGGTGCGGGAGGAGATCGTCGAGCGGCTCGCCATGACCGATGCCCTGGTACTGGCCGGCGGGTTCGATCGCCCGGAGCTGCACCTCGCGGTGCGACGGCACGTCGAGGACGCGACCAAGCAGGACGCGGTCGTGGACAGGGCCGTCGAACTCCACGGCCCCGGGTTGGTCTACACCGCCACCCGCCGGTCCACCGAGGAGTACGCGGAACGGATCGCCGCACGAGCGGCCGACGCAGATCGCCCGCTGAGGGTCCGTGCCTACCACGCCGGGCAGAAGTCGGCAGAGCGAGAGGACACCCTGGGCGCCTTTCTCGCCGGCGAACTCGACGTGGTGGTGGCGACGAGCGCGTTCGGGATGGGAATCGACAAGGAGGACGTGCGCTTCGTCCTCCACGCCGACATCCCCGATTCGCTCGACACCTACTACCAGGAGACCGGCCGGGCGGGCCGCGACCGCGAGTCGGCGACGATCGAGCTGCACTACCGCAGCGAGGACCTGGGGTTGCGCAGCTTCTTCTCGTCCCACAGCGCGGACGAGGAGGTCATCCGGGCCGTCGTCAAGCACCTGCGACGGGCGGAGGGCCCGGTGCGGCTGAGCCAGTTGAAGAAGTCCCTCGACGTCGGCGCGAAACGCGTCACGGGCGCGGTCAACCTCCTCGAGGCCGCGGCCGTCGTGGGGTCGGGGCGCAAGGGATTGGAACTCGTAGACGACCTGCGGCCCAAGGAGGCGGTCGAGCGGGCCGAGGTGACGTCGGAGATGTTCGAGCGGATCGACCGGTCGCGGATCGAGATGATGCGCGGATACGCCGAGACCGACGGGTGCCGCCGCCAGTTCCTGCTCGGTTACTTCGGTGACGAGCTCGCGGACCCGTGCGGCAACTGCGACACCTGCGACGCCGGCACCGCGGTCGACCTCACCCACGACGCGGCGGACTTCCCCCTACAGTCCGCCGTGGTGCACCGTGAGTGGGGGTCGGGGATCGTCATGAGCGTCGAGGACGACCGACTCACCGTGTTCTTCGAGGAACAGGGCTACCGGACGCTGTCGCTCGACCTCGTGCGCGACCAGGAGCTGCTCACCCGGGCGTGA
- a CDS encoding NTP transferase domain-containing protein produces MTGVVLAAGAGRRFGGPKALVDFRGARLIDRAVRLLHAGGCERVVVVSGAVELAVPDAEVVHNPDWETGMGSSLRVGLTAVGGEDAVVVPVDMPWLGPESIRRVLAADASLAIATYGGVRAHPVLLGAPHHPGIIASAVGDAGARHYLREHSHLVAEVPCDDTGSPRDVDHPRDLESDGDPPRGH; encoded by the coding sequence ATGACCGGAGTGGTCCTCGCCGCGGGCGCCGGCCGACGATTCGGCGGCCCCAAGGCACTCGTCGACTTCCGCGGCGCCCGGTTGATCGACCGCGCCGTGCGGCTCCTCCACGCGGGCGGGTGCGAGCGGGTCGTGGTGGTCAGTGGCGCCGTCGAACTCGCCGTTCCGGACGCGGAGGTGGTGCACAACCCGGACTGGGAGACCGGCATGGGCTCCTCGCTCCGTGTCGGGCTCACGGCGGTCGGGGGTGAGGACGCGGTGGTCGTGCCCGTCGACATGCCGTGGCTGGGCCCGGAGTCGATCCGTCGGGTCCTCGCCGCCGACGCATCGCTGGCGATCGCCACCTACGGCGGGGTCCGCGCCCACCCAGTCCTCCTCGGCGCGCCCCACCACCCAGGGATCATCGCCTCGGCGGTCGGGGACGCGGGCGCCCGCCACTACCTGCGAGAACACTCCCACCTCGTCGCCGAGGTGCCGTGCGACGACACGGGCTCGCCCCGCGATGTCGATCATCCCCGCGACCTGGAATCGGACGGCGACCCGCCGCGTGGTCACTGA
- the rpsT gene encoding 30S ribosomal protein S20, whose product MANIKSQIKRNLTNERNRLRNQSTKSGLRSAIRNLREATAAGDKEKAGALLVATSRQLDKAASKGVIHPNQAANKKSALTKAVNSL is encoded by the coding sequence GTGGCCAACATCAAGTCCCAGATCAAGCGGAACCTCACCAACGAGCGCAACCGCCTCCGTAACCAGTCGACCAAGTCGGGCCTGCGTTCCGCGATCCGCAACCTGCGTGAGGCCACCGCGGCCGGCGACAAGGAAAAGGCCGGCGCCCTGCTCGTCGCCACCTCGCGTCAGCTCGACAAGGCCGCCAGCAAGGGTGTCATCCACCCGAACCAGGCCGCCAACAAGAAGTCGGCGCTCACCAAGGCCGTCAACAGCCTCTGA
- a CDS encoding TSUP family transporter, protein MPSSFAAVAASPAVGVSVWVLAALVLAAFVAGWVDSVVGGGGLIQLPALVIALPADASTPEILGTNKLSSVAGTLVATLTYLRRIRVPVAMVLPLVVAAFAGSAAGSSVARFIPKELLTPIVLVAVVAVGAYTYVKPTMGRVHEERHTGWARTWRSALIGGVIGFYDGVLGPGTGSFFVIAIVAFLGFGFLQGTVAAKLANLTTNIASILVFGIHGELLWIIGGCMAVANLAGGFIGARMAMRHGNEFIRTVFLVVISILAVRLAWDTASQWL, encoded by the coding sequence ATGCCTTCGTCATTCGCGGCCGTCGCCGCGTCCCCCGCGGTCGGTGTGTCCGTGTGGGTGCTCGCCGCGCTGGTCCTGGCGGCGTTCGTCGCCGGCTGGGTGGACTCGGTGGTCGGCGGGGGAGGACTCATCCAGTTGCCGGCGCTCGTCATCGCGCTGCCGGCCGACGCCTCGACCCCGGAGATCCTCGGCACCAACAAGCTCTCCTCGGTCGCCGGCACCCTGGTCGCGACGCTGACCTATCTCCGGAGGATCCGCGTGCCGGTGGCGATGGTGCTCCCGCTGGTGGTGGCGGCCTTCGCGGGGTCCGCGGCCGGGTCCTCGGTGGCCCGGTTCATCCCCAAGGAGCTCCTCACGCCGATCGTCCTGGTGGCCGTCGTGGCGGTGGGCGCCTACACCTACGTCAAGCCGACCATGGGGCGGGTCCACGAGGAGCGTCACACCGGCTGGGCGCGGACCTGGCGCTCGGCGCTCATCGGCGGGGTGATCGGCTTCTACGACGGGGTGCTGGGCCCGGGAACGGGGTCGTTCTTCGTCATCGCGATCGTCGCGTTCCTCGGGTTCGGGTTCCTCCAGGGCACCGTGGCGGCCAAGCTCGCCAACCTCACCACGAACATCGCCTCGATCCTGGTGTTCGGCATCCACGGCGAGCTGTTGTGGATCATCGGTGGGTGCATGGCGGTGGCCAACCTGGCCGGGGGGTTCATCGGGGCGCGGATGGCGATGCGTCACGGCAACGAGTTCATCCGGACCGTGTTCCTCGTGGTCATCAGCATCCTGGCGGTCCGGCTGGCGTGGGACACCGCGTCACAGTGGCTGTGA
- the holA gene encoding DNA polymerase III subunit delta — MASGSAPAVLHLVLGEDEFLTERATTGIVSTVRASTPTGQDPPVVSRLGGPEVTAPQLFELLSPSLFGEARVVVITGAAELGKDAQSAVLGAARDLPPETVLVVQHTGGGRAKALVADLRKAGAEEHAAGKLTRHMDVVGFVRAEFRTLGVRVAPEACEALVEAVGTDLRQLASACGQLVADTGGKVDVEAVRRYHSGVVGVSGFTVAERAVTGDVAGAIEALEWAMHTGVPHVVLADALADAVNSVALVGTQRGVPPADLARQGLPPWKVKKVTAQTRFWSIDTLGSALQIVARLNGEVKGQAEDTSYALERAVRAVGSLASAG, encoded by the coding sequence ATGGCATCGGGGTCCGCACCGGCTGTGTTGCATCTGGTGTTGGGCGAGGACGAGTTTCTCACCGAACGCGCCACCACGGGCATCGTCTCGACGGTGCGGGCCTCGACCCCCACCGGGCAGGACCCGCCGGTGGTCTCCAGGCTCGGTGGGCCCGAGGTCACCGCTCCGCAGCTGTTCGAGTTGCTCTCGCCGTCCCTGTTCGGTGAGGCCCGCGTCGTGGTGATCACGGGTGCGGCGGAACTGGGCAAGGACGCCCAGTCCGCGGTCCTCGGCGCGGCCCGCGATCTGCCCCCCGAGACGGTCCTGGTCGTCCAGCACACGGGTGGTGGCCGGGCCAAGGCGCTGGTGGCGGACCTGCGCAAGGCGGGGGCCGAGGAGCACGCGGCGGGCAAGCTCACCCGACACATGGACGTGGTCGGGTTCGTCCGCGCAGAGTTCCGGACTCTCGGCGTGCGGGTCGCCCCCGAGGCGTGTGAAGCCCTGGTGGAGGCGGTGGGAACCGACCTGCGGCAATTGGCGTCGGCGTGCGGTCAACTCGTGGCCGACACCGGCGGCAAGGTCGACGTCGAGGCGGTGCGGCGCTACCACTCGGGAGTCGTGGGGGTCAGCGGCTTCACCGTGGCCGAACGCGCGGTCACCGGGGACGTGGCCGGTGCGATCGAGGCGCTGGAGTGGGCCATGCACACCGGGGTCCCGCACGTCGTGCTCGCCGATGCCCTGGCGGACGCGGTGAACTCCGTCGCCCTGGTCGGCACCCAGCGGGGAGTGCCGCCGGCGGATCTGGCCCGACAGGGCCTGCCGCCCTGGAAGGTCAAGAAGGTGACCGCCCAGACCCGGTTCTGGTCGATCGATACTCTCGGCAGCGCGTTGCAGATCGTCGCCCGGCTCAACGGCGAGGTCAAGGGACAGGCGGAGGACACGTCCTACGCGCTCGAGCGGGCCGTCCGCGCGGTCGGGTCACTGGCGTCGGCCGGCTGA
- a CDS encoding SDR family oxidoreductase: protein MSENQDTNTETTDQLTFQNPATRYPSIEPPVQHQDEPGLDAHLEPKADLGEHSYRGTGRLTGRKALITGGDSGIGAAVAIAFAREGADVAIHHLPDEEPDARAVAEIIEREGRTAALIPGDLTDRAFCDGLADTAVERLGGLDILVNNAGKQVVAPALEDLPDDQLTDTFEVNIVGMFRVTRAALRHLRPGSTIINTTSVVAYMAPPNLLDYASTKAAINNFTKGLAQQLAPKGIRVNAVAPGPIWTPLQVSDGQPKDELPEFGKSTPLGRAGQPTELAPAYVFLASPESSYVLGETLAVTGGMPTP from the coding sequence ATGAGCGAGAACCAGGACACCAACACCGAGACGACGGACCAGCTGACGTTCCAGAACCCGGCCACCCGCTACCCCTCCATCGAACCGCCGGTCCAGCACCAGGACGAGCCTGGGCTGGACGCGCACCTCGAGCCCAAGGCGGACCTCGGCGAACACTCCTACCGCGGAACCGGCAGGCTCACCGGCCGCAAGGCGCTCATCACCGGCGGCGACTCCGGGATCGGCGCGGCCGTGGCGATCGCCTTCGCGCGCGAGGGCGCCGACGTGGCCATCCACCATCTGCCCGACGAGGAACCCGACGCCCGGGCGGTCGCCGAGATCATCGAACGCGAGGGCCGCACCGCCGCGCTCATCCCCGGAGACCTCACCGACCGCGCGTTCTGCGACGGCCTCGCGGACACCGCCGTCGAGCGGCTCGGCGGCCTCGACATCCTCGTCAACAACGCTGGCAAGCAGGTCGTCGCCCCCGCGCTCGAAGATCTGCCCGACGACCAGCTCACCGACACCTTCGAGGTCAACATCGTAGGGATGTTCAGGGTGACCAGGGCCGCGCTGCGCCATCTCCGGCCAGGGTCCACGATCATCAACACCACCTCGGTGGTGGCCTACATGGCGCCGCCGAACCTGCTGGACTATGCGTCCACCAAGGCGGCGATCAACAACTTCACCAAGGGGCTGGCCCAACAGCTCGCCCCCAAGGGCATCCGCGTCAACGCCGTGGCGCCCGGCCCGATCTGGACGCCTCTACAGGTGTCCGACGGGCAGCCCAAGGACGAACTGCCCGAGTTCGGCAAGTCCACCCCGCTCGGTCGCGCCGGGCAGCCCACCGAACTCGCGCCCGCCTACGTGTTCCTGGCCTCGCCCGAGTCCAGCTACGTTCTCGGCGAGACGCTCGCGGTCACCGGCGGGATGCCCACCCCGTAG